In Armatimonadota bacterium, the genomic window GCCGCGGAAACACCGGTGCCCAGAACGGCCGCGATTGCCAGCGCCAGGGTCACCACCCGCGCCAGAGGTGGCGGGAGCTGATTTGGCTCGCACGCGGCGTTCGAGGGGGTCCCAGGGCTCGTGTTCTTGACACAGAAGCAACTCGCCATCTCCGTCTATGAGCTTCTTCTTTGATTGCGAGATGCCGGTGCCATGTAGGATGAGAAGGAGAAAGACAACAAAAAGGGTACGCAGTACCCGGCGAGTGAAGCTCACCATACCCTCTCTCGCCTTCATGAGATCACCTCCTCAATTTCTGAGTCAATACCAAAGCTCATTGAGATTCGGGAAGGCGCCGGCATGATCACGCCGCTGTCACCTCCCTCCCCATGGCTTGCTGTATCGCTCGCCGGAGTTTCGACCCGCTGGAGAGCCATCAGTTGCCCCTTAGCCTCCGCATAGGTCGGCTGCTCGTACGCCCGTCGCAGTTTGTCCGCCAGGTCTTCTGCTGGCCCTTGGGCAGGTAGGCCGACACGTTCTCCCGCTTATGCCACTGGCACCGCTGGACCTGGACCGCTGCCCTGAATACCTCCTGCACCGCACAAACAGCGGCGACGGGCGCAGATGGCGCGGCGCTACGCGCGACGGCGGCCATGGGATACCGCCCGCAGCGGCCGGGGGACATGGTGCAGGTTGACACGACTCCGATCACCCTGTACCCGGAATGTCAGCGGGCGCATTTCACGGCGCGGGACGCAGTAAGCCGCAAGGACGTGGTGGCGGCGTACAAGCGGGGGACCAGTGCGGCCGCCGAGCGTTTCTTGCGCCAGGAGTTGCCGCGGATGGGGTTTCCCATCGGGGCGCTGCAGATCGATGGGGGTTCGGAGTTCAAGGCGCACTTCGAGCAGGCCTGTCAGGCCCTGGGGATCCAGCTCTTCGTGCTGCCCCCGCGCAGCCCCCGGCTGAACGGGCATGTGGAGCGGGCGCACCGGACGCGCCAGGAAGAGTTCTACGACCTGGTGGAGGTCCCCAGGACCTGGCCCTTCACAATGCCCTGCTGCGGGAACACGAGGCGATCTACACGGCCTCCGGCCGCACCAGGCGCTGGGCTACCTCGCCCCGAATGAGTTCCTGGCCCGCTGCCGGGCCGACCACTGACCATGGGAGGGGGGAAGTGTCTCGGATCTACTGAGGCAGTACACGGGATTGCAGCGGCAACGCCGGCGCGCGATAATGGGGGCCAAAGACAGCTGGCATGCCGGCGGTCGCCACAGGTCGGGGCAGGACGGGTTAGGCAGGTCTGCCTATCACGGAGCCGGGTAGCTGGTTCGCGGGCGAGACTCACTAGGGAAGCGGGTGGGATCAAGGAGAGAAAGGCGACAGGTGCTAGACTGCGAGACTCGCTGTGTTGGATGTACTAGGCAGGTCTGCCTAATTCTCGTTAGACGCCCCTGAGAACTGCCGCAGCGCAACGATCGGATGAGGTAGCCATTGGCCAAGCGAAAGAACAACGCGAGCACTGCGAATGCCACCGGCGCCACCGTCGGCTACGAGGCCGAACTGTGGCGCATGGCGGACGCGCTCCGCGGCAGCATGGACGCCGCGGAGTACAAGCACGTCGTCCTCGGCCTGATCTTCCTCAAGTACATCTCCGACGCCTTCGAGGAGCAGCACGCTCGGCTCATCGCGGAGATGAAGAAGGGCGCGGACCCCGAAGACCCCGACGAGTACCGCGCGCAGAACATCTTCTG contains:
- a CDS encoding DDE-type integrase/transposase/recombinase, with the translated sequence MGYRPQRPGDMVQVDTTPITLYPECQRAHFTARDAVSRKDVVAAYKRGTSAAAERFLRQELPRMGFPIGALQIDGGSEFKAHFEQACQALGIQLFVLPPRSPRLNGHVERAHRTRQEEFYDLVEVPRTWPFTMPCCGNTRRSTRPPAAPGAGLPRPE